One segment of Rhodanobacter thiooxydans DNA contains the following:
- a CDS encoding thiamine pyrophosphate-dependent enzyme, producing the protein MSIPFSLSARHKGFNRAEIVDQNFIEFVQLWQGDVRAAPRDGEAVLPDSALDARGFRELLESQLISRHLDLMARVLRVQNKVFYTIGSSGHEGNAMVARLTRHTDPAFLHYRSGGFMAERFRKIPGMDPVMDSALSFAASKDDPASGGRHKVWGSKPLWVLPQTSTIASHLPKALGTAVAIEQARRIGHQLPIPDDSITICSFGDASSNHATAQTAFNTAAWTAYQKLPAPVLFVCEDNGIGISVKTPTGWVANNYQHRANLDYFFADGLDLAEGYAQVQRAVEHCRSTRRPTFLHLKTTRVMGHAGTDFEIEWRSIEELFAVECSDPLLRSAEIALESGLYSKDELLALYEATRKRCFAAAEDADSRHRLTSLDDVMKPLAPYTPAAVKAEATRADYAEKRLAVFGGEAKLPEKLPPRHLAIQIGQALHDLLAKYPEALLFGEDVAQKGGVYTVTKGLNKTFKGSRVFNTLLDETMILGLAQGYANMGMLPIPEIQYLAYFHNACDQIRGEAASLQFFSNGQYRNPMVMRVASLGYQKGFGGHFHNDNSITALRDIPGLVVGCPSRGDDAAMMLRTLMALAKVDGRVCAFLEPIALYMTKDLYEAGDGQWQFDYPAPDQAMTLGEGRIYHEAANDLVVFTFGNGVPMALRAARTIEKELGWQVRVIDLRWLAPLNDAFIAAQARTAKRILVLDEGRKSAGVGEGVITAIVEGGCGATPLHRVVGADTFTPLAGAALLVLPGEADVVAAARGLAAG; encoded by the coding sequence ATGTCCATTCCGTTCTCCCTCAGCGCCCGCCACAAGGGCTTCAACCGTGCCGAGATCGTCGACCAGAACTTCATCGAGTTCGTGCAGCTGTGGCAGGGCGACGTGCGCGCCGCGCCGCGCGACGGCGAGGCGGTGCTGCCGGACAGCGCGCTGGACGCGCGCGGTTTCCGCGAGCTGCTGGAATCGCAACTGATCTCGCGCCACCTCGACCTGATGGCACGCGTGCTGCGCGTGCAGAACAAGGTGTTCTACACGATCGGCTCCAGCGGCCACGAGGGCAACGCGATGGTGGCGCGACTGACCCGCCACACCGATCCGGCCTTCCTGCACTACCGCTCCGGCGGTTTCATGGCCGAACGTTTCCGCAAGATCCCGGGCATGGACCCGGTGATGGATTCGGCGCTGTCCTTCGCCGCCAGCAAGGACGACCCGGCCTCCGGCGGCCGCCACAAGGTGTGGGGCAGCAAGCCGCTGTGGGTGCTGCCGCAAACCTCGACGATCGCCTCGCACCTGCCCAAGGCGCTGGGCACCGCGGTGGCGATCGAGCAGGCACGGCGCATCGGCCATCAACTGCCGATTCCCGACGACAGCATCACGATCTGCTCGTTCGGCGACGCCTCCAGCAACCACGCCACCGCGCAGACCGCGTTCAACACCGCGGCGTGGACGGCGTACCAGAAGCTGCCCGCACCGGTGCTGTTCGTGTGCGAGGACAACGGCATCGGCATCTCGGTGAAGACGCCGACCGGCTGGGTCGCCAACAACTACCAGCATCGCGCCAACCTCGACTACTTTTTCGCCGACGGTCTGGATCTCGCCGAAGGCTATGCCCAGGTGCAGCGCGCGGTGGAGCATTGCCGCAGCACGCGCCGGCCGACCTTCCTGCACCTCAAGACCACCCGCGTGATGGGCCATGCCGGCACCGATTTCGAGATCGAGTGGCGCAGCATCGAGGAACTCTTTGCGGTCGAATGCTCCGATCCGTTGCTGCGCTCGGCCGAGATTGCGCTGGAGTCCGGCCTGTACTCGAAAGACGAATTGCTGGCTCTGTACGAGGCCACCCGCAAGCGCTGCTTCGCCGCTGCCGAGGATGCGGATTCGCGCCATCGGTTGACCTCGCTGGACGACGTGATGAAACCGCTGGCGCCATACACGCCGGCCGCGGTGAAAGCCGAGGCCACGCGCGCCGACTACGCGGAGAAGCGTCTGGCCGTGTTCGGCGGCGAGGCGAAGCTGCCGGAGAAACTGCCGCCGCGGCACCTGGCGATCCAGATCGGCCAGGCCCTGCACGACTTGCTGGCGAAGTATCCCGAGGCGCTGCTGTTCGGCGAGGACGTGGCGCAGAAGGGCGGCGTGTACACTGTCACCAAGGGTCTCAACAAGACCTTCAAGGGCAGCCGCGTGTTCAACACGCTGCTGGACGAGACGATGATCCTGGGCCTGGCCCAGGGCTACGCCAACATGGGCATGCTGCCGATCCCGGAGATCCAGTACCTGGCGTACTTCCACAACGCCTGCGACCAGATCCGCGGCGAGGCGGCATCGCTGCAGTTTTTCTCCAACGGCCAGTACCGCAATCCGATGGTGATGCGGGTGGCTTCGCTGGGTTACCAGAAAGGCTTCGGCGGCCACTTCCACAACGACAACTCGATCACCGCGCTGCGCGACATTCCCGGCCTGGTGGTCGGCTGCCCCAGCCGCGGCGACGACGCGGCGATGATGCTGCGCACGCTGATGGCGCTGGCGAAAGTCGATGGTCGCGTGTGCGCCTTCCTCGAACCGATCGCGCTGTACATGACCAAGGACCTGTACGAGGCCGGCGACGGCCAGTGGCAGTTCGACTACCCGGCGCCGGACCAGGCGATGACGCTGGGCGAGGGCCGTATCTACCACGAGGCAGCCAACGACCTGGTGGTGTTCACCTTCGGCAACGGCGTGCCGATGGCGCTGCGTGCAGCGCGCACGATCGAAAAGGAACTGGGCTGGCAGGTGCGCGTGATCGACCTGCGCTGGCTGGCACCGCTCAACGACGCCTTCATCGCAGCGCAGGCACGGACGGCCAAACGCATTCTCGTACTGGACGAAGGCCGCAAGAGCGCGGGCGTGGGCGAGGGCGTGATCACCGCGATCGTTGAAGGCGGCTGCGGCGCCACGCCGCTGCACCGTGTGGTCGGCGCCGACACCTTCACCCCGCTGGCCGGAGCGGCACTGCTGGTGCTGCCGGGCGAGGCCGATGTGGTGGCCGCGGCACGCGGGCTGGCGGCAGGCTGA
- a CDS encoding glutathione S-transferase family protein, producing the protein MITIYGMRASGNCYKLQLLLEQLGRDYRWVDVDSAGGETRTPAYLAKNPNGKVPLLELEDGRRLAESDAILCYLAEGSAFWPNGSGPEDAWLRAQTLQWLFFEQYSHEPCIAVARFIRGWLPPDHPRQAEIPALLQKGAQVLAVMEQHLAGHDWFVGECYGIADIALYAYTHCAGDGGFELSAFPNIRDWLARVRAQPGHTPMQH; encoded by the coding sequence ATGATCACCATCTACGGCATGCGCGCTTCCGGCAACTGCTACAAGCTGCAATTGCTGCTGGAACAGCTGGGCCGTGACTACCGCTGGGTCGACGTGGACAGTGCCGGTGGCGAGACGCGCACGCCGGCCTACTTGGCGAAGAACCCGAACGGCAAGGTGCCGCTGCTGGAACTGGAGGACGGCCGCCGGCTGGCCGAGTCCGACGCGATCCTGTGCTATCTCGCCGAAGGCAGCGCCTTTTGGCCGAATGGATCCGGGCCCGAGGATGCCTGGCTGCGCGCGCAGACGCTGCAGTGGCTGTTCTTCGAGCAGTACAGCCACGAGCCGTGCATCGCGGTGGCGCGCTTCATCCGCGGCTGGCTGCCGCCCGACCATCCGCGCCAGGCCGAGATTCCGGCGCTGCTGCAGAAGGGCGCGCAGGTGCTGGCGGTGATGGAGCAACACCTGGCCGGGCACGACTGGTTCGTGGGCGAGTGCTACGGCATCGCCGACATCGCGCTGTACGCGTACACCCATTGCGCCGGCGACGGCGGCTTCGAGCTGTCTGCCTTCCCGAACATCCGTGACTGGCTGGCCCGCGTGCGTGCCCAGCCCGGCCACACCCCGATGCAACATTGA